One Apis cerana isolate GH-2021 linkage group LG16, AcerK_1.0, whole genome shotgun sequence DNA segment encodes these proteins:
- the LOC107992913 gene encoding tyrosine-protein phosphatase 69D isoform X3, whose translation MFPRSNLPMSSIPLMILCFFILFVAGLDESVIESIETTESKNENPAILEITASQDLEGIEAGSTPSLICKLSVPGQIWWTSNGKNLTTIKDFDSGGRLDIKQASRNDTGDYKCIAQTVEGEILEKDIHIRVIEPGRITTGEDIRVKVMESANLTCHMHGYPLSQFSWLKGNDSESSDHWKDFTTITQINETLTILTLEFTSLTRKDNGTYICKARDYNGEISAYRHLFVIDVPKVSIDFMKAVGAGSIFLNWTVNDGNEPIKKYFIQHMKNGTNQYQYYSEQIGGGNSSYVLKGFESGTAYQIGISATNNVGTSHVRFDPRWITTLEKDPIFVPKVSVNGVTENSITIAWTVPPLDLKEHVHYYNLMITHGDQKREAVYPAQPFAVYAFVDLDPATKYKFKIAACSEYTKECGNWSTEVNGTTLDGVASPPQNLSVNCRFDNISSSSFISISWAHPEKPNGVITRYNIQLTGIARFRNDMGRLDIDTWGPQTWSVYKKNSTHFNQIPPNTNYTVRVNGVTRSRTPGKDAVGNCTTPITVPDRDSLNMRSWRKIENQGKQLFKLYLPRITERNGPICCYRVYLVKLAPQKSVTDLPPPEEINVYSYQYAHNSPSGGAYIAEIFDSDRLISEIFLGDGESFNGSNMCNKCIGLRPKVAPPVHFVPEVSITTSVFNTTPVITTTSLTSTTTSTPTTSTVTTQRIETTITNLIDNNHTESVERKKRENMVIHKTKSEDGSFEQLLSAQDGFLDEKSNYTGFIEVIVLGNQDQLLPAYSNYFNLLYGGLDPVTMISTEVTTLSVILQLSIALILIIIILLIALCVLHRYTKRAQQRGEEIITLRNSFRHLCRSLRGRHQLVAASPPDMPPIPKSELLQAYLERHRDSDYGFQHEFELLPDRFTDRTTRASEARENLYKNRYPDIKCYDQTRVRLAQMDGICGSDYINANFVLGYKERKKFICAQGPMENTVCDYWRMIWEQHLELILMLTNLEEYSKTKCAKYWPDKGETKNFGDITVEHVRERAYSDYVVRELKMTRLGERDARTIIQYHFLVWKDFMAPEHPHAILRFIKRVNEAYSLEKGPILVHCSAGVGRTGTLVALDSLLQQLAEEGQVSIFNTVCDLRHQRNFLVQSLKQYIFIYRALMEMAQYGDTEIPASQLKNNVAKLRQRDNGKEKCRMEEEYDKINSVLEDRKSFSVGGGEENKSKNRSELIIPYDRNRVILTPVPGREHSTYINASFIEGYDNSESFVITQDPLDTTIADFWRMISEQCISTIVMLSDLNEGPRKCPRYWPDEETAYDHIRVRYIQSESCPYYTRREFCVSNTKTDESVVVTQYQYHGWPTVEGEVPEVTRGLIELVNQTLTNDTESSGSLVVHCSYGSDRSSMFVALSILVQQLRTEKRVDIFTTTKKLRSQRHGMISTFAQYEFLHRAIVNYSDLHNLADDEPTS comes from the exons ATGTTTCCCCGAAGTAATCTACCGATGTCGAGTATCCCTTTGATGATACTCTGTTTTTTCATACTATTCGTCGCCGGCCTTGATGAATCCG TTATTGAAAGCATAGAAACCACTGAGTCAAAAAATGAGAATCCAgcaatattagaaattacagCATCTCAAGATTTAGAAGGTATAGAGGCTGGTAGTACACCATCATTAATATGTAAACTCAGTGTTCCTGGCCAAATATGGTGGACTAGCAATGGAAAAAATCTCACTACtattaaagattttgattCAGGAGGGCGTTTGGATATTAAACAAGCTAGTAGAAATGATACAGGAGACTACAAGTGTATAGCACAAACTGTAGAAGgggaaatattggaaaaggATATTCATATTAGAGTTAttg aaccAGGGAGAATAACAACTGGAGAAGATATTAGAGTAAAAGTTATGGAATCTGCTAATTTAACATGTCACATGCATGGTTATCCATTATCTCAATTTTCTTGGTTAAAAGGAAATGATTCTGAAAGTTCAGATCATTGGAAGGATTTCACCACAATCacacaaataaatgaaactctTACTATACTCACTTTAGAATTTACGAGTTTAACACGTAAAGATAACGGAACGTATATTTGTAAAGCACGTGATTACAACGGTGAAATTAGCGCTTATAGACATCTTTTTGTAATTGATGTACCAAAAGTAAGCATTGACTTCATGAAAGCTGTAGGTGCtggaagtatatttttaaattggacTGTAAATGATGGTAATGAGcctattaaaaagtattttatccAACATATGAAGAATGGAActaatcaatatcaatattattctgAACAAATCGGCGGCGGTAATTCAAGTTATGTTCTAAAAGGTTTTGAAAGTGGTACAGCATATCAGATTGGTATTAGTGCCACGAATAACGTGGGTACGTCACATGTACGATTTGATCCACGTTGGATTACCACTCTCGAAAAAG ATCCTATATTTGTACCAAAAGTTTCTGTTAATGGAGTTACTGAAAATTCTATTACAATAGCATGGACAGTGCCACCATTGGATTTAAAAGAACacgttcattattataatttaatgattaccCATGGAGATCAAAAAAGAGAAGCGGTATATCCTGCGCAACCATTTGCCGTGTACGCATTTGTCGATCTTGATCCcgctacaaaatataaatttaaaattgccgCATGTAGCGAATATACAAAAGAATGTGGAAATTGGAGTACTGAAGTAAATGGCACTACTTTAGATGgag tgGCTAGTCCTCCTCAGAATTTGTCTGTTAATTGtcgatttgataatataagtAGTTCTAGTTTCATTTCCATTTCATGGGCTCATCCAGAGAAACCTAATGGTGTTATTACtcgttataatatacaattaactGGCATTGCTAGATTTAGAAATGACATGGGTCGTTTAGATATTGATACTTGGGGACCACAGACTTGgagtgtttataaaaaaaatagtacacattttaatcaaataccACCCAATACTAATTATACTGTCCGTGTTAACGGTGTAACTAGATCTCGAACACCAGGAAAAGATGCTGTTGGTAATTGTACTACGCCAATTACAGTACCAGATAGAGATAGTTTAAATATGCGATCATggcgaaaaatcgaaaatcagGGTAaacaattgtttaaattgtaTCTTCCTCGCATCACAGAACGAAATGGTCCTATATGTTGTTATCGAGTTTATCTAGTAAAATTAGCACCACAAAAAAGTGTTACTGATTTACCACCACCCGaagaaattaatgtatattcatATCAGTATGCTCATAATTCACCTTCTGGTGGTGCTTATATTGCCGAAATATTCGATAGTGATCGATTGATATCCGAAATTTTCCTTGGCGATGGTGAATCATTCAATGGTAGTAATATGTGCAATAAATGTATTGGACTTCGTCCAAAAGTTGCTCCACCTGTACATTTTGTTCCTGAAGTTTCAATAACCACATCAGTATTTAATACAACACCTGTTATTACTACAACATCATTAACATCGACTACAACTTCCACTCCAACAACATCCACTGTTACTACTCAAAGGATAGAAACAACCATTACAAatctaatagataataatcatACAGAATctgtagaaagaaaaaaaagagaaaatatggtTATCCACAAAACAAAAAGCGAAGATGGATCTTTTGAACAATTACTTAGCGCACAAGATGGTTTCTTagatgaaaaatcaaattatacgGGTTTCATCGAAGTTAttg tgctTGGAAATCAAGATCAGCTTTTGCCTGCTTATAGTAACTATTTTAATCTTCTCTATGGAGGATTAGATCCCGTGACTATGATATCAACGGAAGTGACCACACTCAGTGTAATTCTACAACTTTCTATTGCTCTTATACTGATTATCATCATTCTTCTTATTGCACTTTGTGTATTACATAGATACACAAAGCGTGCTCAacaaagaggagaagaaattaTAACTCTGAGAAATAGTTTCAG gCATTTATGCAGAAGTCTTAGAGGAAGGCATCAATTGGTAGCAGCAAGTCCTCCAGATATGCCTCCTATTCCTAAAAGTGAATTGCTTCAAGCATATCTTGAACGACACCGAGATTCTGATTATGGTTTCCAACACGAATTCGAACTATTACCAGATAGATTTACAGATCGTACAACAAGAGCTTCAGAAGCAcgcgaaaatttatataaaaatcgttatcctgatataaaatgttatgatCAAACTAGAGTAAGACTCGCGCAAATGGATGGAATTTGTGGTTCTGATTATATAAACgcaaattttgtattaggatACAAAGAACGCAAGAAATTTATATGCGCTCAAGGTCCAATGGAAAATACTGTTTGTGATTACTGGAGAATGATTTGGGAACAACATCTTGAACTAATACTTATGTTAACAAATCTCGAAGAGTATTCGAAAACAAAATGTGCAAAGTATTGGCCAGATAAAGgtgaaactaaaaattttggCGATATTACTGTTGAACATGTTCGAGAAAGAGCTTACTCGGATTATGTTGTtcgtgaattaaaaatgacacGATTAGGAGAACGAGACGCACGCACTATCATTCAATATCATTTCTTAGTTTGGAAAGATTTTATGGCACCAGAACATCCTCACGCAATCCTCAGATTCATTAAAAGAGTTAATGAAGCTTATTCGTTGGAAAAAGGTCCAATACTGGTACATTGTAGTGCAGGTGTCGGACGAACGGGAACATTAGTAGCATTAGATTCTTTATTACAACAACTTGCAGAAGAGGGTCAAGTTTCGATTTTCAATACAGTATGTGATTTAAGACATCAAAGAAACTTTTTAGTGCAATCattgaaacaatatattttcatttatcgtgCATTAATGGAAATGGCACAATATGGTGATACAGAAATTCCAGCATCACagcttaaaaataatgttgcaAAATTAAGACAAAGAGATAATGGTAAAGAAAAGTGtagaatggaagaagaatatGAT aaaatcaacTCTGTATTAGAAGACAGAAAATCATTTTCCGTTGgtggaggagaagaaaataaaagcaaaaatagAAGTGAATTAATAATACCATATGACAGAAATCGAGTAATTCTTACACCCGTTCCGGGTAGAGAACATTCAACTTATATAAATGCATCTTTTATTGAAGGCTATGACAATTCCGAATCGTTTGTCATTACTCAAGATCCATTGGATACTACAATAGCAGATTTCTGGCGAATGATTTCAGAACAGTGTATCTCTACGATAGTAATGTTATCCGAT ttaaatGAAGGTCCAAGAAAATGTCCACGTTATTGGCCTGACGAAGAAACTGCATATGATCATATAAGAGTTAGATATATTCAAAGTGAGAGCTGTCCGTATTACACTCGCCGTGAATTCTGTGTTTCTAATACAAAAACGGATGAAAGTGTTGTTGTAAcacaatatcaatatcatgGATGGCCAACAGTAGAAGGAGAAGTACCTGAAGTAACTCGTGGTCTCATTGAACTCGTAAACCAAACGCTTACAAATGATACAGAATCAAGCGGCTCGCTAGTTGTGCATTGCAGCTATGGATCTGATAGGAGTTCTATGTTCGTCGCTCTTAGTATATTGGTCCAACAATTGAGAACTGAAAAACGCGTAGATATATTTACAACAACAAAGAAATTACGTTCACAAAGACATGGCATGATTAGCACTTTT gcacaatatgaatttttacatCGTGCTATCGTAAATTATTCAGATCTTCATAATTTAGCCGATGATGAACCAACTTCTTAA